Proteins encoded by one window of Nicotiana tabacum cultivar K326 chromosome 10, ASM71507v2, whole genome shotgun sequence:
- the LOC107776799 gene encoding small ribosomal subunit protein bS20c-like, which yields MGYQNSPASAEVREKKSRERAMAGACLSSSSCCWNLASKFNTLSLNGPHPNAAALKPLSFSANTSLNLFSKGSVSLTSVQMPFRRSIVCEAAPTKKADSAAKRARQAEKRRLYNKAKKSEVKTRMKTVLEALDTLKKKTDAQSEEVISVEKLIAEAYSAIDKAVKAGTLHRNTGARRKSRLARRKKAVEIHHGWYVPAPVAEPALVATA from the exons ATGGGATACCAAAATTCTCCAGCTTCTGCTGAAGTGAGAGAGAAGAAATCCAGAGAAAGAGCCATGGCGGGAGCTTGCTTATCTTCTTCTTCCTGTTGTTGGAACTTGGCTTCAAAATTCAATACCCTTTCTCTCAATGGACCTCACCCCAACGCTGCGGCATTGAAGCCCCTCAGTTTCTCTGCCAACACTTCCCTCAATCTCTTCTCCAAAG GGAGTGTATCGCTGACTTCGGTGCAAATGCCGTTTCGTCGTTCAATCGTTTGCGAAGCGGCTCCAACGAAGAAAGCGGATTCAGCAGCGAAAAGGGCAAGACAAGCTGAAAAGAGGCGGCTTTACAACAAGGCTAAAAAATCTGAGGTCAAGACTCGGATGAAGACG GTTTTGGAAGCATTGGACACATTGAAGAAGAAAACCGATGCACAGTCAGAGGAAGTTATTTCTGTTGAGAAGTTGATCGCGGAGGCATATTCAGCAATCGATAAAGCAGTCAAAGCTGGGACACTTCACAGGAACACTGGAGCAAGAAGAAAATCTCGGCTTGCTAGAAGAAAGAAAGCAGTTGAGATCCATCATGGATGGTATGTGCCTGCTCCAGTCGCAGAACCCGCTCTTGTAGCCACAGCTTGA